The Geotrypetes seraphini chromosome 8, aGeoSer1.1, whole genome shotgun sequence genome includes a region encoding these proteins:
- the LOC117364779 gene encoding glyoxal reductase-like, translating into MESITLNNGIQMPLVGFGTFRIQGYNVVYQCLDAALQQGYRCFDTATVYNNEAEIGKALKVLLPKYGLNRQDIFITSKLAPKDHGPEAEAAGLRSLAALDCDYIDLYLIHWPGKQGWQKEDPRNRESRRQSWESLEKLNQAGRFRSIGVSNYTLEHLKEQLAWCRVRPAVLQVEYHPQLVQQDLLHFCQEAGIHLQAYSSLGVGSLVKKEEVKRVAERCRRTPAQVLLRWAVQQGIGVIPKSASPTRIAENFQLTDFVLSVQDMEELNQLHSDTHYCWDPTTVA; encoded by the coding sequence ATGGAAAGCATCACTCTCAATAATGGGATTCAGATGCCACTGGTGGGCTTTGGCACTTTCCGGATTCAAGGCTACAATGTTGTTTATCAGTGTCTAGATGCTGCCCTGCAGCAAGGCTACCGCTGTTTCGATACGGCTACTGTCTACAACAATGAGGCAGAGATTGGGAAAGCTCTAAAGGTCCTGTTGCCAAAGTATGGCCTCAACCGGCAGGATATTTTCATCACCAGCAAGCTAGCACCAAAGGACCATGGCCCAGAGGCAGAAGCAGCAGGCTTGCGCAGCCTGGCGGCCTTAGACTGTGATTACATTGACCTGTACCTAATTCACTGGCCAGGTAAGCAGGGCTGGCAGAAAGAGGACCCACGGAACAGAGAGAGCAGGCGGCAGAGCTGGGAAAGCCTAGAAAAACTTAATCAAGCTGGCAGATTTCGGTCAATTGGTGTCTCTAACTACACATTGGAACATTTGAAGGAGCAGCTGGCTTGGTGCCGGGTGCGTCCTGCAGTGCTGCAGGTTGAGTATCACCCACAACTGGTGCAGCAGGATCTGTTGCACTTTTGTCAGGAGGCAGGCATTCATCTGCAGGCATATTCATCACTGGGGGTGGGGTCACTTGTTAAGAAAGAGGAGGTAAAACGAGTGGCAGAGAGGTGTAGGCGAACTCCTGCCCAGGTCCTTCTGCGCTGGGCTGTGCAACAGGGCATTGGTGTGATCCCCAAATCTGCCAGTCCAACCCGTATTGCTGAGAATTTCCAGCTCACAGACTTTGTACTATCTGTGCAGGATATGGAGGAGCTGAACCAGCTGCATTCTGATACACACTACTGTTGGGACCCCACCACTGTGGCATAG